CCCGCCCCTACACGTCGACAGGAGCCCCAGATGCCCACCACCGTCGAGAACCTCCAGGTCGCCTTCGCCGGCGAGAGCCAGGCCAACCGCAAGTACCTCGCCTTCGCCCGGAAGGCGGAGAAGGAGGGCTACCCGCAGATCGCGAAGCTGTTCCGCGCCGCCGCCGAGGCCGAGACGATCCACGCGCTGGCGCACCTCGGCAACATGGGCGGCGTCGGCTCCACGCTCGAGAACCTGCGCGCCGCGGTCTCGGGGGAGACCTACGAGTTCACCGAGATGTACCCGCCCATGGTGGCGCAGGCGCAGGCGGAGAACCACAAGGCGCGCCACATGCTGGGGTTCGCCAACGCCGCGGAGAAGGTCCACGCGGGCCTCTTCGGCCAGGCGCTGCAGGCGCTCGAGGCGGGCGCCGACCTCTCCAAGATGGACGTCTACCTCTGCCCGGTCTGCGGCGACGTCGAGTTCGGCAACCCGCCCGACAAGTGCCCGATCTGCGGCGCGCCTGCGTCGAAGTACCAGAAGATCGGCTGACCGGTGGCGGGCGCGGCGAAGGCGGTCGCGGCCCCGGCGGCCGGCTCGCCCCGGCCCGCCCGCCGCACCGCCGCCGTCCTCCAGGTGCTGACGGCGGCGGCGCTGTGGGGCGTGAACGGGGTGGTGGCGCGC
The Anaeromyxobacter diazotrophicus genome window above contains:
- a CDS encoding rubrerythrin family protein — encoded protein: MPTTVENLQVAFAGESQANRKYLAFARKAEKEGYPQIAKLFRAAAEAETIHALAHLGNMGGVGSTLENLRAAVSGETYEFTEMYPPMVAQAQAENHKARHMLGFANAAEKVHAGLFGQALQALEAGADLSKMDVYLCPVCGDVEFGNPPDKCPICGAPASKYQKIG